In Piliocolobus tephrosceles isolate RC106 chromosome 5, ASM277652v3, whole genome shotgun sequence, a single genomic region encodes these proteins:
- the GPSM3 gene encoding G-protein-signaling modulator 3 isoform X2, with the protein MVSRAPHRMSKPGPLQTPPLGLGDLLLRPLLLQGPATQTELLLDLVAEAQSRRLEEQRATFFTPQNPPSLAPAPLRPLEDREQLYSTILSHQCQRMEAQRSEPPLPPGGQELLELLLRVQGGGRMEEQRSRPPTHTC; encoded by the exons ATGGTGAGCAG GGCCCCCCACAGGATGAGCAAGCCTGGCCCCCTCCAAACTCCACCACTCGGCCTTGGCGATCTGCTCCTCCgtcccctcctcctccagggacCCGCCACACAG ACTGAGCTCCTTCTGGACCTGGTGGCTGAAGCCCAGTCCCGCCGCCTAGAGGAGCAGAGGGCCACCTTCTTCACCCCACAAAACCCCCCAAGCCTAGCCCCTGCCCCACTCCGTCCTCTTGAGGACAGAGAACAGCTTTACAGCACCATCCTCAGTCACCAG TGCCAGCGGATGGAAGCCCAGCGGTCAGAGCCTCCCCTCCCTCCAGGTGGGCAGGAGCTCCTGGAGTTGCTGCTGAGAGTTCAGGGTGGGGGTCGAATGGAGGAGCAAAGGTCCCGGCCCCCCACACACACCTGCTGA
- the GPSM3 gene encoding G-protein-signaling modulator 3 isoform X1, whose product MEAERPREEEDGEQGPPQDEQAWPPPNSTTRPWRSAPPSPPPPGTRHTALGPRSASLLSLQTELLLDLVAEAQSRRLEEQRATFFTPQNPPSLAPAPLRPLEDREQLYSTILSHQCQRMEAQRSEPPLPPGGQELLELLLRVQGGGRMEEQRSRPPTHTC is encoded by the exons ATGGAGGCTGAGAGACCCCGGGAAGAAGAGGATGGTGAGCAG GGCCCCCCACAGGATGAGCAAGCCTGGCCCCCTCCAAACTCCACCACTCGGCCTTGGCGATCTGCTCCTCCgtcccctcctcctccagggacCCGCCACACAG CACTGGGACCCCGCTCGGCCTCCCTGCTCTCCCTGCAGACTGAGCTCCTTCTGGACCTGGTGGCTGAAGCCCAGTCCCGCCGCCTAGAGGAGCAGAGGGCCACCTTCTTCACCCCACAAAACCCCCCAAGCCTAGCCCCTGCCCCACTCCGTCCTCTTGAGGACAGAGAACAGCTTTACAGCACCATCCTCAGTCACCAG TGCCAGCGGATGGAAGCCCAGCGGTCAGAGCCTCCCCTCCCTCCAGGTGGGCAGGAGCTCCTGGAGTTGCTGCTGAGAGTTCAGGGTGGGGGTCGAATGGAGGAGCAAAGGTCCCGGCCCCCCACACACACCTGCTGA